The region AGGTTGAAAAATTTTTTAAAAGCTTGAGCAAGCTTTCTTTGTCTTTATGGAAAACGACATGGTCTCGTTTAGAGCAAATGCCGGTACCTCCAACTTGAAACATATCCTGAACGCTAAAGCCTTGTTCGTATTCCTCTAACAAAGGCGTTTTTTGGGGTATGAGTAAGTAAAAAGGCTCTCTTGGGGCAAGCTCAAGCCATTCAATGCTATTCAAATCATTTTGGGCTAAAAAGGCGTATTTTTCAGCCCTTTCGCCATACACATCATAATAATAGATTTTTTGCTTGGTGGCTTGCGCCTTTTTGACAAAGAGGTTAATGGACACGCCTTGCATGATATTGAAAACGTTTTCATCTTTTGTGCCTTGTTGGGTTTCCTCCTTTTTCCTCGCATTTCCATGCAAATTTAAGATATAAAGCTCATCGTAGCATTCTAAAAGAGAGCGCCTTAACCCCCTAAAAGTAGGGTTATCTAAAAAGGCGTTGTTAGAGATAAAGCCAAAAAGGCCATGCCCTAATGATTCGATCTTGTTTTGAGCGAAACGCATGAATTTCACGTAATCGTCTAATAGCCATTTAGGGTTTTTCTCCTTTTGCAGTTTGTATTTGGAATGGAGGTTTTTAAGAGCCTTTAGGGCGTCTTTACTACTGCTTTCTTTTTGTTTTTGAACATTCTTTAAAAGCGTTTGGATTTTATCGGTAAGCTTAACATTTTTTTCAATTTCTATGGTTTGAGATTCAGGTTCTATGCCGTAAGTGGCTTTCACTTCCCATTCAAACAAGCCCTCATTACTGCTCGCCCCGCTATAAGGGGGGTTGCCGGTGATGATAAGGATATTTTCATCTTTTTTAATTTCTTGAGCGCTTTTAAGCTCTTTTTCAAAAATCGGGTTTAGCCCACGATAAGCAACGATCTCACTAGGCTGTATGAGGGTGTTGGTTAAAATAATCTTAAGCGCGTCGTTTTCTTTGAGAGGCTTTTTAAATTCCTCCTTAAAGGCTTGGCTGAGATTCAAATGAGCGATCGCATAAGGAGCGATCAAGTATTCAAATCCATAAAATTGCTTCAAGAGGTTTTGGTATTTGTCCTCTTTAGTGGAGATGCCTCCATCGCTTGTTTTTCTCGTTTCTAGGGCTTTCCTGAACGCCTCTAATAAAAAAGTGCCCGTGCCGGTGGCAAAATCTAAGAGCTTGATATTTTCGTTATCCAAAGCGCTTTTTAAGCCTAAGGGAGCGTCTTTGAAATGCGTTTTAAGCAAACTATCCAAAGCGTTAATGATGAATTTCACCACAGAATCTGGGGTGTAATACACGCCCTTACTCTCTCGCAATTTAGGGTCATAAGCACTTAAAAAGGTTTCATAAAAATGCAAATAAGGGTCTTTATCGTCATTCAAATCTTTAATGATAGAATCCATATCAACATGATTTATCGAGCTTAAAATTTCATTTAAAAGCCATTGGATTTCTTTAATTTCATCAAGTTTCTTTAAAAAATCCGCCATTTCTCTGATCACAGCGAAATTTTTAGGGATGGAACTCCTCACATTATCCAAATTAATTTTTTCAAAAGGGTGGTTGAGCTTGGCTATAAAAAGGCTGTAGGTGAGCGTTTGAGCGAACGCATCGCTAAAGTCTTCAAAACTCAATTCTTCATAAAGATATTCTTTAAAATTCTTAAAAATACTAGAAACTTGCGTGTCTTTTTGGTATTGGATTAAAGCGTCTTTTAAATACTTGGTAGGCGTGCTTAAATGCGTTGCGAAATCTTTAGCGTTAGTGATAGGGGCTGCTTCGTGATTGAAAAAGCTTTTGAACAATTCAATTAAATCGCGCTCGGTTTGTGGGTTGGGTTTTAGGGGTTTAGAGAGTTCATCAAGGCTAGCGATAGAAATTCCTCTTTTAATTGAAGGCTCATTATTTTCATCTTTCCCTACCCACACGAAATTAAGGTAATCGGTGAGCATGAGATTAGGGTTTAATTCTAAGTATTTAAGGATTTGATCGCTTTTTAAGAGCTGGCTAAGATCAGTCCCTACCCTTTTATTTTCTATATAGCCGATGTTTAGCCCTTGATAAGAGATGCGAAAATCAGGCTGACTTCCTCGCTCTCTTTTAGGTTCATGCTCAATCTTAAATTCTTTATTGAAATGGTCTTTTAAACTTATAAGCAAGTTTTCTAAAGGGCGACGGTGCGTGGGTTCATTCTTTGGAGAATGTAATTATTTATAAAACTCTTATCTAAGCTTCTTTTTAAAGGAAGTTTATGAAGTTTTTTAAAATCCCTAAACTGCACTTAAATTCTAAAGAGTGCCAAGAAATGTTTTTGGACAATGTTAAATTTTCCAAAAAGACACAACAATTTTATTTCCAAAACTATCCAGATGTTAATGTAGAAATCTTTAGAAAAGTTGTTGAAGATAGGTTTTATAGCACTTTATTTGGTGGGGTTGGTGCTAGAAGGCTTTACAGAGAGCTTTGTGAGATTGCACTAGGTTCAAAAAGCAATAAAATTGCATTAAGTAGACACTATTACACGCAAGTGCATCAGTGTGTAGATAGGTCTTTAAGAAACGCAATCAATGATTTGGAAGCTCAAGGATTAATTGAAGCGGTAAAAAATAAGCCAGGCTATGTGTATATCTATTTAAAAGACTTCACAAAAAATAAGGAGTTTCAAGGGAGTAAATTTAATAAAAACACACTCCCTTCCCCCTTTTTTTTAAAAATTATTAACTTTTTACAAAAGAACACACAAAGGCTAAAAAGCGTGAAGTATAGAGTTAATAATCAAATTTGCGAGCTTAAAGAGATCGTTTTTAATAAATTCAGACAATTTAACGACTTGCTTTTTAGTTTTAATCCTCTAAATGACACACAGACAATTTTTACGCTCAATTATAAAAGCTTGAGCAAAAAAGCACTCCCCAGTAACAAATGCCCTTATCAAAAAGCTATTGTATTGAAAAATTTGCAAAGAGGTTTTCATAGATTGAGCGTTAAATCTAAAGATTTAAGAGGATGCGCATAAAGGCTTATATTATGGCTTATGTAAAGAACGCTATACACTTACCACTAGATAGCCTTTTAGAAAGAAATGGTTATAGATTGAACGCACAAAAAAGCACTAAAATTTGGAAAGTTTATGGTAATAGCAATGAAAAGCTTCTTGTAAGACAAAACGCTAATTTTCAATGGTTTTATTTAAACTGTGACAATAAAGCTGATAGCGGCAATATTATCAATTTTTGTAAGAACAGAAATTTAGATTTAATGGGTTTTACGCAAGGCTTAAGCGTAAATGATAACACCATAAAAGAAAATACTCTTAGACTAGCCAGTAAAGAAGCGGATAAATCTAAAGAGCAACAAAAAATTATTGATAAATTCAATCAATTTGAACTTTATGATTTAACCAATTCCAAAATGTTAGAAAAAAGAAAGCTTAATGGTAATCTGTTTTTAGTCTATAACCACTCTTTAAAAAAAGACAAACATAATAACATGTGTGTGCCTAACTTCTTATATTCCAAAAATAGCCATTCTAATGAGATCATTTCTTACACTAGACGCTTGGAAAATCCTATGACTAGCTTAAATAATCAAGTATTAAGCAGACCTATCAATGCTTTAAATAAGGGGGAAAAAGGTATAGAAATGCTGACCCCTAAGGATTTAAAGCTGGTTAAAAATATTGTTTTGAGTGAAAGCATTATTGATAGCATGAGTTATTTGCAACTAAGAAAGCTCAATGCTTGTGAGAGTATTCTGTTAAGCTGTAATGGGCAATTTAATGCTGAGAAATTGGACGCTTTTTTAGAAAAATTATTGAGCGACATTGAGCAATCTAAAAGCAAAGAATACGCTGACTATCTTAAAAAGGCTCAGAGTTTTGAATTGTATAAAGGCACTCAAACAAAAATTGAAAATAAAACAAACACCACTAGAGATAATTTAACTATCCATTTTTCAAGGGCTAAATATCCTAGTAGCACAGATTTTATGCCAGCTAAAGATTGGGTTAATGAAAGCGTAAAAAGTTTAGATGAATTAGTTAAGGTGATTACAAACTACCATTATTCAAGCGCGATCTATAAGAATAACTATAGAAATACCCATAACACCAAAGGCTTTTCTAACTTGCTTATTTTTGATATAGATAATGACAAAGATAAACCTAATATTAGCCTAGAAGAAACTAAAAGTCTCTTTAAAAAACATGGCATAGAAACGCTTATTATCCCATCAAGAAACCATAATAAAGAAAAGCACGGACACATTGCTGAAAGATTTAGAATCATTATCCCTACACAACAACCTATAGGTCAAGATTTTAATTGTAACGATGATTTTAGTGCCTTTAACAATCTTTGCGCTAAGGCTTTGGGTATTTATGATTACATAGATAAAAAAGTTTCTGTGGATCAATCAAGGGCGTATTATAAAAGCCCTAATGATGCAACGCCTATTATTTTAAAAGGGCGCATTATGGATTTAACCCATTTAAAACAACAAGCAATGAGTAATCTATTTACGCAGAACAAGCAAATCCAAACCACAGAGCCTGAGCCTGTAAATAAACCTGATTTGTCTTTAAATATTGTTTTAGCCTATGACAATGATAAAAACGGACAAATCTATACACAGATTAGTGAAGAAATCATTTATAAACATACAGGAAATATGCCTAATGTTTTTATCCCATATTCTAAGGATTGTAACGATGACTTAAAACTAACCAATTTGATCGGTAATAATCATATCAATAATGAAATGATAAAAAACTTTTTAGAAAGAATAGAGAGACAATCTTTGTTTTTTGATGGTGAGAAAAAAGAAAAATTAGAAGCTCTAAAAAATGAGTGCTTATCCTTAATAAAACCACAAGAACAAACAATCTCACAAAACAACACAAAAGAAAATGAAAAACCAATTCAAGGAGTAGATTATGAAATGTAAAAATTTCAAAGAAAGAGCTTTGTATTTTATGCTGTTAGCTATGCCCAATTTATTGTTGGCAAGTGGCACTGGCGTGTGGCAGTCTAATGCATTGCAAACAATCATCAATTTTACTAGCGGTCCTTTTATGAAAGCAATAGGTGCAATTATTGTGATTTGTGTGGGTATTTATGTAGTTAAAAACCTAGACAGGTTAGGAGAAATTGCGTGGAAATGTATAGGAATAATTTTAGCCACTATCGCTATTGCAAACGCCCAAACGATTGCCACTAAATTATTTGGAGTTGGGTGAATGATTTTAAATTATGTAGAGACCATCAATGTTAGAGAAATATCTAAAAAAGAGAAGTTTTTAAAGCTTAATATGAATAGTTGGATAATTTCTTTTTTGAGCGCTTCTTTCTTGTTTGTGTGGTCTTTATTGTATGGCGTGGTGCTATTGGTAGCATTGGTAACAATGTTTTACATATTAGAATTTTTTGATGAAGATATTACAAACATTATCTTGGCAAACCTAACGCTAAAAAATGACACTAAAGAATATTATGCTTAAAGGGTTTTAAAAATGTTTCTTGGTTTAGAGGGTTTTAAAAGACTTATTTTTAATTTTTTAAATTTTTGTATTCCTAGCCAATATTCTTTAGTTCAAGAAAACAATATCAATGGGAAATTTGATGAAAAGTTTGTGTTAACGCATAAAGGAAACTTAGTAGGAGCAATATCTTTATGTGGAATAACTTATTCAAATTTTGATAAAGAAGAGGTGGCTACACAATTTTTATACAGAACACAAGCTTTGAATGAATTGATAGATGGTGTTACGCTAAGAATTGTTGCTAAACGAAGAAATATAAAAACTCAAACCATTTACAACAAAGATGGTGTGAGTAAATACGCTAAAAAAATTGTTAATACTTATGAAAAAAATAAAGAATTTTATATCACAACTTACTATTTAATTATTGAAACAAAAAGCGTCAATATAAAAGGGCTTTTAGAAAAGTGGAAAGCTAAAATGACTACTGATAAATATAAAAACAATGATGAAGAAGAGCCATTAAAAGATAATCCTAAAAACTCATATAAAGTGAAAAAGAATGCAATAGAAAATAAAGAATTGCAAGATAAAGCAACTCTTCTATCTGAAATTTTAAATAAGATGAGTTCTGTATTAACAGACTTTGAGCCTAAATTTTTAAGTTCAGACGCTTTATTGAATTTATACGCCGAATATTGTAATGGTCATTATTGTGATCTTAAATACAAGCAAGGACGATTGAGCGATGGGAATATCCAATCTCATTTGTATTTTAAAAAAGACCACTTTATACACGACTTTAACGGAATAGAGACTTTTAAGCGTTTTATTGCTGTGAAAGCTTATGATGTGGATAATATCACTTCTTTGGCTTTATCTAATCTTTTGTGTGAAAAA is a window of Helicobacter pylori NQ4053 DNA encoding:
- a CDS encoding toprim domain-containing protein, with translation MAYVKNAIHLPLDSLLERNGYRLNAQKSTKIWKVYGNSNEKLLVRQNANFQWFYLNCDNKADSGNIINFCKNRNLDLMGFTQGLSVNDNTIKENTLRLASKEADKSKEQQKIIDKFNQFELYDLTNSKMLEKRKLNGNLFLVYNHSLKKDKHNNMCVPNFLYSKNSHSNEIISYTRRLENPMTSLNNQVLSRPINALNKGEKGIEMLTPKDLKLVKNIVLSESIIDSMSYLQLRKLNACESILLSCNGQFNAEKLDAFLEKLLSDIEQSKSKEYADYLKKAQSFELYKGTQTKIENKTNTTRDNLTIHFSRAKYPSSTDFMPAKDWVNESVKSLDELVKVITNYHYSSAIYKNNYRNTHNTKGFSNLLIFDIDNDKDKPNISLEETKSLFKKHGIETLIIPSRNHNKEKHGHIAERFRIIIPTQQPIGQDFNCNDDFSAFNNLCAKALGIYDYIDKKVSVDQSRAYYKSPNDATPIILKGRIMDLTHLKQQAMSNLFTQNKQIQTTEPEPVNKPDLSLNIVLAYDNDKNGQIYTQISEEIIYKHTGNMPNVFIPYSKDCNDDLKLTNLIGNNHINNEMIKNFLERIERQSLFFDGEKKEKLEALKNECLSLIKPQEQTISQNNTKENEKPIQGVDYEM
- a CDS encoding TrbC/VirB2 family protein, translating into MKCKNFKERALYFMLLAMPNLLLASGTGVWQSNALQTIINFTSGPFMKAIGAIIVICVGIYVVKNLDRLGEIAWKCIGIILATIAIANAQTIATKLFGVG